One segment of Agromyces albus DNA contains the following:
- a CDS encoding FAD-dependent oxidoreductase, whose translation MPRADARREAQSRREASGPSAAQPHHDVVIVGAGAVGLLLGCLLARRGLDVVVLERRTERGGRSRAIGIHPPGLRALGLVGLEHEVRSHAAEIRSGRVICRGRVLGALSFARAGTVLSLPQLQTEDVLERRLEELRPGSLRRGVEVVGLRDRGTHVEVAGTAGGEPVHVSARYAVGADGVRSGIRHLLGLGWEQRRGRGHYVMCDTRDDTGEPSTALLHFEPAGVVESFPLPGGGRRWVAWVHRPPAEPSAVQLETIVRSRTGAAFDLDDAGVPSAFEARQHLAERMSRGRVALAGDAAHEISPIGGQGMNLGWLDAVRLDHELAAALSAGAPFEAFEAYDLVRRRAAARAIRQAAFNMAMGAPAHGLRLAARNAAVRVLAMPPLRAVLANAFTMRWL comes from the coding sequence ATGCCGCGAGCTGACGCGCGCCGCGAGGCCCAATCCCGACGCGAGGCATCGGGTCCCTCGGCCGCGCAGCCGCACCACGACGTCGTGATCGTCGGTGCCGGCGCCGTCGGACTCCTGCTCGGATGCCTGCTCGCCCGCCGCGGGCTCGACGTCGTCGTGCTCGAGCGCCGCACCGAGCGCGGCGGACGGTCGCGCGCGATCGGCATCCACCCGCCGGGGCTGCGCGCACTCGGGCTCGTGGGACTCGAGCACGAGGTGCGATCGCACGCAGCGGAGATCCGCTCCGGCCGGGTCATCTGCCGCGGGCGCGTGCTCGGCGCCCTGTCGTTCGCGCGCGCCGGCACGGTGCTCTCGCTGCCGCAACTCCAGACGGAGGACGTGCTCGAGCGCCGCCTCGAAGAGCTGCGGCCCGGGAGCCTGCGCCGCGGCGTCGAGGTGGTCGGACTCCGCGACCGCGGCACGCACGTCGAGGTCGCGGGTACGGCCGGCGGCGAGCCGGTGCACGTGAGTGCGCGCTACGCCGTCGGCGCCGACGGGGTGCGCAGCGGCATCCGTCACCTGCTCGGACTCGGCTGGGAGCAGCGGCGCGGACGCGGGCACTACGTGATGTGCGACACGCGCGACGACACGGGCGAGCCGTCGACGGCGTTGCTGCACTTCGAACCCGCGGGCGTGGTCGAGTCGTTCCCGCTGCCGGGGGGTGGGCGTCGTTGGGTCGCGTGGGTGCACCGGCCGCCGGCCGAGCCGTCGGCAGTGCAGCTCGAGACGATCGTGCGCTCGCGAACCGGCGCCGCCTTCGACCTCGACGACGCGGGCGTCCCGAGTGCGTTCGAGGCCCGCCAGCATCTCGCCGAGCGGATGTCGCGCGGCCGCGTAGCGCTCGCCGGCGACGCCGCGCACGAGATCAGCCCGATCGGCGGACAGGGCATGAACCTCGGCTGGCTCGACGCGGTGCGCCTCGACCACGAGCTCGCCGCGGCGCTTTCGGCGGGCGCACCGTTCGAGGCGTTCGAAGCCTACGACCTGGTTCGTCGGCGGGCCGCCGCGCGCGCCATCCGGCAGGCCGCGTTCAACATGGCGATGGGGGCGCCGGCGCACGGCCTGCGTCTCGCCGCCCGCAATGCCGCGGTGCGCGTGCTCGCCATGCCGCCCTTGCGTGCGGTTCTCGCCAACGCGTTCACCATGCGCTGGCTCTGA
- a CDS encoding carbohydrate ABC transporter permease — MLQTTTSSAASAAPPAPVPEKADRTRVPRRSNRAARRERRTGLAMAAPAVLLLILFLIIPVLLAFGLSFTNARLISPNPPRLVGIDNFLRAFSDPVFLRSTLNTFVFAAVIVPVQAALGLLLAVLVNQKIRGVTAFRVIFFIPVVTSIVVVSILWKFMYQQDGLVNSFIDTITFGAWQGTAWLNDPNTALGAIIVLSIWQAVGFHMLIWLSGLQTIPEELYEAARMDGASPWQQFANVTWPGLRSTMVFVLVTITIAALGLFVQVDVMTQGGPLNSTSTLVYQAVRKGYREQEIGYGAAISLIFFVLVLIVSLVQRRLTRDKED; from the coding sequence ATGCTCCAGACGACGACCTCGAGCGCCGCATCCGCGGCGCCGCCGGCTCCGGTTCCCGAGAAGGCCGACCGCACCCGCGTGCCGCGGCGCTCGAACCGCGCGGCACGCCGGGAACGGCGTACCGGCCTCGCGATGGCGGCACCCGCGGTGCTGCTGCTCATCCTCTTCCTCATCATCCCCGTGCTCCTCGCCTTCGGCCTGTCGTTCACCAACGCCCGCCTCATCTCGCCGAACCCGCCGCGGCTCGTGGGCATCGACAACTTCCTGCGCGCCTTCAGCGATCCCGTCTTCCTGCGCTCGACGCTGAACACCTTCGTATTCGCCGCCGTCATCGTGCCCGTGCAGGCCGCCCTCGGGCTGCTGCTCGCCGTGCTCGTGAACCAGAAGATCCGCGGCGTCACCGCGTTCCGGGTCATCTTCTTCATCCCGGTGGTCACCTCGATCGTCGTCGTGTCGATCCTCTGGAAGTTCATGTACCAGCAGGACGGCCTCGTCAACTCGTTCATCGACACGATCACGTTCGGCGCCTGGCAGGGCACCGCGTGGCTCAACGATCCGAACACCGCCCTCGGCGCGATCATCGTGCTCTCGATCTGGCAGGCCGTCGGCTTCCACATGCTCATCTGGCTGTCGGGACTCCAGACCATCCCTGAGGAGCTCTACGAGGCCGCGCGCATGGACGGCGCGAGTCCGTGGCAGCAGTTCGCCAACGTCACCTGGCCGGGCCTGCGCTCGACGATGGTCTTCGTGCTCGTGACGATCACGATCGCCGCACTGGGCCTCTTCGTGCAGGTCGACGTGATGACGCAGGGCGGCCCGCTGAACTCGACGTCGACCCTCGTCTACCAAGCGGTGCGCAAGGGCTACCGCGAGCAGGAGATCGGCTATGGAGCCGCGATCTCGCTCATCTTCTTCGTGCTGGTGCTCATCGTCTCCCTCGTGCAGCGCCGCCTCACTCGTGACAAGGAGGACTGA
- a CDS encoding methyltransferase domain-containing protein has translation MTGGLRGIRSLDALGAFDAFDALGSLGSLGSRDESATELMDDPAADLAMLERTYDRFRLVNVVVSNMRAVYRRWIRPRLSPTRTCRVLDIGTGAADVPRALLAWARADGVRLEVVAIDPDPRALDWALRQPAEPGLSLRRVSSRELAVAGDRFDVVMSNHVLHHLDGREFGELLADSERLTAESGVAVHCDIERSRLGYAGFALGTWPFAGNLLAGSYIRADGLTSIRRSHTAAELAASLPPGWRVRRGFPSRLEVFWSADAAS, from the coding sequence GTGACCGGGGGGCTCAGGGGCATCCGCTCGCTCGATGCGCTCGGTGCGTTCGATGCGTTCGATGCGCTCGGTTCGCTCGGTTCGCTCGGTTCGCGTGACGAGTCGGCGACCGAGCTCATGGACGACCCCGCCGCCGATCTCGCGATGCTCGAGCGCACCTACGACCGGTTCCGCCTCGTGAACGTCGTCGTCTCGAACATGCGCGCCGTGTACCGCCGCTGGATCCGGCCGCGGCTGTCGCCGACGCGCACCTGCCGGGTGCTCGACATCGGAACGGGCGCCGCCGACGTGCCGCGCGCCCTGCTCGCGTGGGCTCGGGCCGACGGCGTGCGGCTCGAGGTCGTCGCGATCGATCCCGATCCGCGCGCCCTCGATTGGGCGCTCCGCCAGCCGGCAGAGCCCGGCCTCTCGCTGCGGCGCGTCTCGAGCCGCGAGCTCGCCGTCGCGGGCGATCGCTTCGACGTCGTGATGTCGAACCACGTGCTGCACCACCTCGACGGTCGCGAGTTCGGCGAACTGCTCGCCGACTCCGAGCGCCTCACGGCGGAGAGCGGCGTGGCGGTGCACTGCGACATCGAGCGCTCCCGGCTCGGGTACGCGGGATTCGCCCTCGGCACCTGGCCGTTCGCCGGCAACCTGCTGGCGGGTTCGTACATCCGCGCCGACGGGCTCACCTCGATTCGCCGCAGCCATACCGCGGCCGAGCTCGCGGCGTCGCTGCCGCCCGGGTGGCGAGTTCGTCGCGGCTTCCCCTCACGCCTCGAAGTGTTCTGGAGCGCGGATGCCGCGAGCTGA
- a CDS encoding LacI family DNA-binding transcriptional regulator — protein sequence MPRVRISDVAAAAGVSISTVSLVMNDRDARIPLETQERVRAAAAATGYTPNSVARGLRMQTTRTIGLVSDTIATTPYAGRMLAGAQDVAREHGHLVILVDTGADVEVERDAIRALADHQIDALIYACMWHRVVDAPEHLPARTVFLDCRPVDGGHPAVVPDDRAGGATAVRELVAAGHRRIAFVDVDEPNPPIASALRFEGYLEVLREAGIEPDAELHVHGATTTAAGGRSATELLLDLPEARRPTALFCFNDRMAAGAYVAARHRGLEIPRDLSIVGFDDQQLVAAELDPPLTTVALPHYEMGRWATEVALGVLAPDDPGAVHLMECPIIRRDSVGPPPAAGGDPGRRRT from the coding sequence ATGCCACGAGTTCGAATCTCGGATGTCGCTGCTGCCGCCGGCGTGTCCATCTCCACCGTTTCGCTCGTCATGAACGATCGCGACGCCCGGATCCCGCTCGAGACGCAAGAGCGTGTGCGAGCGGCCGCCGCCGCGACCGGGTACACCCCGAACTCCGTCGCCCGGGGCCTGCGGATGCAGACCACCCGCACCATCGGCCTCGTCTCCGACACGATCGCCACGACGCCGTACGCGGGCCGCATGCTCGCGGGCGCCCAGGATGTCGCGCGCGAGCACGGCCACCTCGTGATCCTCGTCGACACCGGCGCCGACGTCGAGGTCGAACGCGACGCGATCCGCGCCCTCGCCGACCACCAGATCGACGCACTCATCTACGCGTGCATGTGGCACCGGGTCGTCGACGCGCCCGAGCACCTTCCGGCCCGCACGGTGTTCCTCGACTGCCGACCGGTCGACGGCGGCCACCCGGCCGTCGTGCCCGACGACCGCGCCGGCGGCGCCACGGCGGTGCGAGAGCTCGTGGCGGCCGGCCACCGTCGCATCGCCTTCGTCGACGTCGACGAGCCCAACCCGCCCATCGCCTCGGCGCTCCGCTTCGAGGGCTACCTCGAGGTGCTCCGCGAGGCGGGCATCGAACCCGACGCCGAGCTGCACGTGCACGGCGCCACCACCACCGCGGCGGGCGGCCGCAGTGCCACGGAGCTCCTGCTCGACCTGCCAGAGGCGCGCCGCCCGACGGCGCTGTTCTGCTTCAACGACCGCATGGCGGCGGGCGCGTACGTCGCCGCGCGCCACAGAGGTCTCGAGATCCCGCGTGACCTCTCGATCGTCGGCTTCGACGACCAGCAGCTCGTCGCGGCCGAACTCGACCCGCCGCTCACGACCGTGGCCCTGCCTCACTACGAGATGGGGCGATGGGCGACCGAGGTCGCGCTCGGCGTACTGGCACCGGATGACCCCGGTGCCGTGCACCTCATGGAGTGCCCGATCATCCGACGGGACTCCGTGGGCCCGCCGCCGGCAGCAGGTGGTGACCCCGGCCGACGGCGGACCTGA
- a CDS encoding sugar ABC transporter substrate-binding protein: MKRRSLPVMVSLAAASALALTACGQAGQGGGSGDGPIELTMWTHSAGNPAELEVYEKIITEFNASQDEYKVVEESFPQGAYNDAITAAAASDDLPCLLDMDGPIMPNWAWAGYLEPLDLPESITDELLPTTVGTYDGEIYSAGYWDAALSIFARKSVLDANGIRIPTIDEPWTIDEFDAALTTLQSAGYATPLDIGAEDAGEWWSYAYSPMLQSAGGDEVDRDTMLTADGALNGPEANEFFTWFQEAFEKGWASNAGTLGNQEFVDDEVALSYTGVWNALASIEAVGDDLLILPPPDFGNGPKIGGGSWQWGISSSCNSPEGARAYLEFSFQDEYIAEFADKQVVIPATAGAEALTEHFSEDGALRPFVELSQKFALARPETPAYPVISSTFEKAAKDIMNGADVKSTLDGAVQEIDANIESNDGYGF, translated from the coding sequence ATGAAGCGCAGATCCCTCCCAGTGATGGTATCGCTGGCTGCCGCGTCAGCCCTCGCGTTGACGGCGTGCGGGCAGGCCGGACAGGGCGGCGGGTCCGGAGACGGGCCCATCGAACTGACGATGTGGACGCACTCGGCGGGCAACCCCGCCGAACTCGAGGTCTACGAGAAGATCATCACCGAGTTCAACGCGTCGCAAGACGAGTACAAGGTCGTCGAGGAGTCGTTCCCGCAGGGTGCGTACAACGACGCGATCACCGCGGCAGCCGCATCCGACGACCTGCCGTGCCTGCTCGACATGGACGGCCCGATCATGCCGAACTGGGCGTGGGCCGGATACCTCGAGCCGCTCGACCTGCCCGAGAGCATCACCGACGAGCTCCTGCCGACCACGGTGGGCACCTACGACGGCGAGATCTACTCGGCCGGATACTGGGATGCCGCGTTGTCGATCTTCGCTCGCAAGTCGGTGCTCGACGCGAACGGGATCCGCATCCCGACGATCGACGAGCCGTGGACGATCGACGAGTTCGACGCTGCGCTCACCACCCTCCAGTCGGCCGGGTATGCCACGCCCCTCGACATCGGCGCCGAAGACGCGGGCGAGTGGTGGTCGTACGCGTACTCGCCGATGCTGCAGAGCGCCGGCGGCGACGAGGTCGACCGCGACACGATGCTCACCGCTGACGGGGCCCTGAACGGCCCCGAGGCCAACGAGTTCTTCACGTGGTTCCAGGAGGCCTTCGAGAAGGGCTGGGCGAGCAACGCCGGCACCCTCGGCAACCAGGAGTTCGTCGACGACGAGGTCGCGCTGAGCTACACGGGCGTCTGGAACGCGCTCGCGTCGATCGAAGCGGTCGGCGACGACCTGCTCATCCTTCCCCCGCCGGACTTCGGCAACGGGCCGAAGATCGGCGGCGGATCCTGGCAGTGGGGCATCTCGTCGTCTTGCAACTCGCCCGAGGGTGCCCGCGCCTACCTCGAGTTCAGCTTCCAGGACGAGTACATCGCCGAGTTCGCCGACAAGCAGGTCGTGATTCCCGCGACGGCGGGCGCCGAGGCGCTCACGGAGCACTTCAGCGAAGACGGTGCGCTCCGTCCCTTCGTCGAGCTCTCGCAGAAGTTCGCGCTGGCACGCCCGGAGACCCCCGCGTATCCCGTGATCTCGAGCACCTTCGAGAAGGCCGCGAAGGACATCATGAACGGTGCCGACGTGAAGTCCACGCTCGACGGTGCCGTGCAGGAGATCGACGCGAACATCGAATCCAACGACGGGTACGGCTTCTAG